In Papaver somniferum cultivar HN1 chromosome 1, ASM357369v1, whole genome shotgun sequence, a genomic segment contains:
- the LOC113348323 gene encoding uncharacterized protein LOC113348323 produces MEHQCDKETILAHQPWIMSSQAVIIEDWSKYQARPNTCFKILVLWIQLYNLPVYLEDNNSIEELLRDTEKVLDVDLKYKSVRAKVEMQLAEPFMPGILLDIAGYSWIQFAYEYLPTLCYRCGFIGHIADDCPNFISTEHALQDAQRPLSLTTDSTRK; encoded by the coding sequence ATGGAACACCAGTGCGATAAAGAAACCATTCTAGCTCACCAGCCGTGGATTATGTCAAGTCAAGCAGTGATAATTGAAGACTGGAGTAAATATCAAGCAAGACCTAATACTTGCTTCAAAATACTGGTGTTATGGATCCAGCTTTACAATCTACCTGTTTATTTGGAGGACAACAACTCAATAGAAGAACTTCTCAGAGACACCGAGAAAGTATTGGATGTGGACTTGAAATACAAGTCGGTTCGTGCAAAGGTGGAGATGCAACTAGCTGAACCATTCATGCCGGGAATCTTACTAGATATTGCTGGATATAGCTGGATTCAATTTGCATATGAGTATCTCCCAACTCTCTGCTACAGATGTGGATTCATTGGACATATCGCAGATGATTGTCCGAACTTCATTAGCACTGAACATGCATTACAAGATGCACAGAGACCACTCTCCCTCACCACAGACTCAACTCGAAAATGA